The Myripristis murdjan chromosome 8, fMyrMur1.1, whole genome shotgun sequence genomic sequence ctTTAACTTCCTTTAACAGTGATATGAGGGGCAGCTGTCAGTTGTGTGGAAGCAGAGGGCTGATGGTGCTGAttacaaactgctgctgataTCAGATCTCCAGCTGTGTATAAAGCTGAGGCTGGTCTCTCTGGACCAGAGCCTGCTGGTTCACTCTGTCACAGCCATGTGTCTCTCTGGACTGCTGGCTGTGGTTTTGCTGGCCCAGAACACTGGAGgtgagaaacacaaacagctgtcGCTCTCTTAAGAACATTATTCTCACCTTAAAGGGCCGATGTGATGATTTAGGCTGCATGTGACTCCATACAGGTTGTCAAACTGATGGAAATAAGTAGTGAACTGGATGGAAGTTGAGGAGAATGCCTGTGAATCTCAGCTGACTGTATTCAGCATTACTGAGAGAGTTATTCAGTGTtcatattatggtcattttgtgctacaGGTGGTAAAATATAACTTATTCCATTTTAGGTGTGTTTGGAGACAAGGCATGGAGCTACATTGTGGGAGGGGAGGATGCTCAAGAGGGCGCCTGGCCGTGGATGGCTCACCTCAACCTGAGCGACGGCACAGTCAGGTGGCGCTGCGGTGGCTCCCTCCTGACTGATCAGTGGGTGCTGACAGCTGCAAGATGTGTGGACCAGTaagagtgtgtttgtctctgtgtgtgtgttctacagAAAGAAATGTCCATACTCTCTGTTACAGCTCTGTTTACCTGTGCCTGTTTattgctctgctgctggacatCAGCTTGCTTGCCTTTAACCTGCTTTGCTTTTCTCCAGTGTAGTAACTCAACTGTCTCATGGTAATGATTCTAGAGTCCATGTATTAATACCACAAGATTAATGCACATTATCCCTGTTAAATACAAtcataaaaatatcattaaaatgccCTTGGGAAAAACAGTTTGAGTTGTAGACCTACACAGTGACAGCATTTTAATTGGTTCAAGTCGGACTGGAGTTAGcattagggttaggttaggttacAGCCGGGGTCAGTGGTTATGTGGTCAATACAAAGTCCTCTTAAGTACTgtatagtaaaataaataagtgtgtatgtatgtatgtgtgtcacaGACGGAGCAACATTCTAATGAGAAAATCAATGATTTGGCTTGGCTCGCACAAACTGAGGGGGCCATCCAAATTTTTCCGAGGCATTTCAAGAGTGGTCATCCACCCGTACTACCGGGTCCAGGCCAGCGGCTACCTGAACGACATCGCCATGCTTAAGATGTCCAAAAAGGTCACCTTCTCAGCGAAAGTTGCTAATGTTTCTCTAAGCACCGTCGAGGACACCTTTGATTCATCATCCGAGTGTTGGCTCACTGGCTGGGGCAACATTGGGAAAAACAGTGAGTTCAACATCTAGTGCCCATGTAGGGACAAATTCATCTGCAAGGACAAAGTCCtcctctcactttctgtctttattttctccttGAGTTCTCCTTGattcctatctctctctccctttctggcCACCCTCGGTTGGTCTCCCTTCAGTCCCACTGCCAGGTGAAGAAaccctgcagcagctgaagaTTCCCATTATAGATCAAAGTGAGTGCACGGCAGCATATCCTGGCCTGACTGATGAGATGATGTGTGCGGGGTACATGCAAAGCAGAAAGGACGGCTGTGATGTGAGTCCTCAGAAACATTTAAGGCATAGCACGCATTGATTTGACAAGGAGATGTCACTGATTTGCTTGCAGACTTgaagcagtgtgtgagtgtgtgtgatgtttctgCTTCACAGGGAGATTACGGCGGGCCCCTTGTCTGTCGTACAACTAGTGGTTTTGTGCAGGTGGGCGTCTTGAGTTATGGGGCTTCTGGAGGTTGTGCCCTTGCAGGTCTCCCGAGCGTCTACACCCGAGTGGCTCAGTACCTAGACTTCATACGTGAAACCATTGAGCGCTATCCTTAGCCCTCAGCTGACCTGTAGACCGCTCAGAGGCTGAGCTGCATGACGTGGACATCTTTCACCGCTTCAGCTTCTCACTTGCATCAATAACTAGGAAAATTCTCCTGTGGCTCATTGTAATTCTGCTGCAATACCTTCCACTGTGTAATGATTTGCCATAAATAGTTAACATCTGCTCTTTCATTTAGCCCAATTCAAGCTCCCAGCAATAAAACCTTGAAGCATCACtttttgtgtctgtatttttgtatgtttggaGAATTATGATCCAAGTATGCTGAACAATACAGGCAGATATTGTAACAACAAATTAGCTTGAACTGCAAATGTAGAACTGTATTCAAACCTGTGACAGACGTAGGCTGAGCTCAGTACAGAGGGGACACTTTGCATTTTTGACTCAACACAGTTGCTCAGCATATTCCATTCCCCAATTCCTCGACAGCTCAGCAAATCGAATGAAGGATTTACGCTGTTGTCACATTTACAGGAGGCATGAGAGCCATTTTGTTTACAATATGTACAAAAAGCcccaaacttttttctttttttcccccttgtaatttgttttaatcaaatgtatagggtaattttgtggtaatatTATGgcaattttcttataatttaatttcaaattatcATGTTTAGGTGATAATTATAAatagttttcatgatttttttttcacttttcttgcaaaatttctggtaatgttttacaaattgtctggtaatttattattattattattattattattattactattattattatttgctaatttgcagagagttttttttttgtttgtttttgtaaaaaaaaaaatttttttttggtaattttcttgtaacgtTTTATTggtttctttctcatttttggGTCACATCTTGCTGATTTGCCCATCACCActttcacatgtttttgaaagaaatcaagtgaatttgctcaggtttcaaaggtctgaatgcttgtgaaaaggctgtgttcagatgcatttcacaatttcactttcacaaattttaataattacaattttttgtgtttaaaaaaatgcaaaattttagttatttttatatGATCAAAATATGAATTGGAGCAAAACTATCATACGTGTGCAAATTGTAGtcgtatgtgcattttagttctGGAAAGggacacttgtaaagtgatgtttaaCCTTCTTTTAATGTATTAAGAGTGGACaaagttatttttcaaaacatctaAGAGCCAAAGCAAGAATCAAAATGAAAGAATAGAGAACTCATGAAGATCCTTGAAGTTGACAAATGCAGATGCACTGGATGACGGgttgatgaagaggatgaaagGGGAGCCCCAGAATTCACTGACAGAATGAAATATTCTGGCCAAACAACGGTGTAGTCTGTAGGGCAGAAACAACGCaatcagtatgtgtgtgtatgtgtgtgcgtggtttCATTTAAACTTAAATAATACGTAAGGTTTACACTGTGTCTGCAAGGCCACCCCATCAAGTTCCACCCCTCCACCACATTAATCCATGTAAACTGTAAACTCAACAAATTTTTAGCATATAtgataatatcacattttgctTTAACTTCCTTTAACAGTGATATGAGGGGCAGCTGTCAGTTGTGTGGAAGCAGAGGGCTGATGGTGCTGAttacaaactgctgctgataTCAGATCTCCAGCTGTGTATAAAGCTGAGGCTGGTCTCTCTGGACCAGAGCCTGCTGGTTCACTCTGTCACAGCCATGTGTCTCTCTGGACTGCTGGCTGTGGTTTTGCTGGCCCAGAACACTGGAGgtgagaaacacaaacagctgtcGCTCTCTTAAGAACATTATTCTCACCTTAAAGGGCCGATGTGATGATTTAGGCTGCATGTGACTTCATACAGGTTGTCAAACTGTGACTCCATACAGGTTGTCAAACTGATGGAAATAAGTAGTGAACTGGATGGAAGTTGAGGAGAATGCCTGTGAATCTCAGCTGACTGTATTCAGCATTACTGAGAGAGTTATTCAGTGTtcatattatggtcattttgtgctacaGGTGGTAAAATATAACTTATTCCATTATAGGTGTGTTTGGAGACAAGGCATGGAGCTTCATTGTGGGAGGGGAGGATGCTCCAGAGGTCGCCTGACCGTGGATGGCTCACCTAAACCTGAGCGACGGCACAGTCAGGTGGTGCTAAATGGAGCTAAGTGTTGCCTGACTTCCAACTAGTTCCCTCTAATCTCCGGCCTGGGCAATGCACAGAAGTTGACAGGTTTAGTTTTGCTCACTCGACACTCAGACTTCCTGACCACGGTATACCAGTTTGGTTTAGCTTTGGACTGGCCACAACTCCTCTTTTCTATTGGCTGCCCACACTGTTGACTTCAAGCAGTAGATCTTAGGTCCATGTCTGGCGGCCCGAACGTCTTCACCAACTGGGCTGCCTGCTGGACAGACTCTGGGAATGTTCTTGAACACACTCTCACCTCTGAAGACAGACACTGGTTCTGGTACAGGTCAGTCAGGCAGTTATATAGTTCACAGGGCTTCATTTGGCTGCATGTCTGGATCTCTGAATCTCTGGTGGTATACTTTGGTAGTCCAAGGTGTTAGCAACTGCCATTGTCACATAGGCACTCTGGGACTTTCCATTGAGATAAGGGTCTAGTCTCACTGCCCAGTCATTCTCTGGCCATTGATACATAGCTGCAAGCTGCTCAAGCATGGACAATTACTGCTCAATATAGTCAACTTCCTCCAGCCATGGAACAACAGACCCAACAAAACCTCACAGGACACTCACAGTGGGCAGGCAGCTGAGGAACTGGGGCTTTCTGTTCAGGAGCCCTTACTGGTGGCTGGGCCTAGGGCTTTGCTGGGGTAAATCTCCATTTGGCATCATCTCTGCTCCTGCTTCACCGTCTCCTTTTCCCACCTGGTTGAAAGCTCCTTTTGGAACTGCAGGATGCAGCATGAAGGTGACGGCGTCCACACCTCCAGGCAATGGACCTTCCAAAAGATCTACAGGTTGAAGCAGGTCTCAGCCCCCCCTGTCAAGTCAAATCCTCCGGCAGTACCTTTCCCCATGTAACGTTTTGCCAGAAATAGTTAAGATCTGCTCATTTATTTAGAGTAATTCAAGCTCTTAGGAAACCTTGACGCATCacttttgtgtgtctgtattttttgcactttggagAATAATTTTCAAGGTATGCCATACAATTCAGGCAGCATTTTTAACAACAAATTAGTTTTAACTGCAAAAGTATAACTTAAAATACTTAAGTTGTAAAGTACTGCAAAAATTCAATATTGTAATACAGTGAGACTTATAGTTCTGCTGAAATGTCAGGGATCCAGGAGACATTAGACCATGTGGTTGGTTTCATTTACACAACATCAGTTAACAGGTCAGTAGCATTGGTTTGTATCACCATTACAGCCACTTTTTAGGGATTTTGAATCTAagatttgtgttttatattgcTGTACACTTGAATTTTGTCTATTGCAAGATGGGCTGCAGATAAATGAAGTGTTACTGAATGAgaaatgaattgaaaaatgTAGTGATTAAATTGCATTTTGTCAAAGCAACAAAAAACCTTAACAGTTTTGTTGGTATGGAGTGCTGTTCAAGAATGAACTGAAGTATTGATAAATGTTTGTAActagctgtaaaaaaaaaaataaaaaatagtttttgtgattttaagaTACACTGCATGAGTCAAACATCCTGCAGAAGTTTAAtcagattgcttttttttttttaatctgcattaGAATATAAAAAGCCTGCTGATAGAACTGACTTTGTGAATGTGCATGAGCAAGTGATAAAACTTTATCAGTGTTCAAAAATCAATTATAAGCAGATCCTTACCAAAAATGAAGCCTGGTTCACTAAGTTTAATCAGATTTTCTACTTTTACTGCCAATTAATCATAGTTACCATAAAACACCTTTAAAGACACAACATTATGATAATTATCATAGAGTATCTTGTTCAAACCGTGATAGCACCACAGTTAAGTGTATCATAATCACAGTTAGCATTAAGTACCATGGTAAAATTTGGATTTGTAGCTACTGAAGCAACAAATTCTGTACACATTTGTAATTGTGATTAAGCATTTACAAATCCAAACGTGTATTTGCAGAAAACAATGTAAGAATGAATTTGCAAATCTCGGCACacatttgcaagaaaataaaCTCTTTTAGTATTTTAGTTCCATAGAAATCAGGATTGTGCCAGAAATTGAACTCTGAGAATCTCTGCAAGCAATGTCAGATGAACACTGTCAAGGGCTGCACTAAGATGCTAAAGTAAAACCCACAGCCACTGCTAAAACAAGGTCACTGATAACATTAAAGAGTGTAGACTCCATGTACCATGCAACGCTCTTAACCCCAGTTGGAAAGTAGGCCACTGCAGCTGTCTAGAGTACATTCTTGGTCATTAACCCCTTAGACTTAGACCATATAGCATGAAGTTCAGAGAATAGATAAAAGTGTGGCCGTAGCAGTCTGGGCAATATTGGCTGCAGTTCTCACTAGCACTAATATGTATCATCTGTTTcacctgaaaataaacaaatgaataataaacCTAAGACTTTTATAAACTTTAGCTGGAATTATGTAACTGAAGCAACTGAACATGGTATGGTCAGTGCAGGTTCATTTCCCCAGTCACATGACCTGCCCCACTCCCACATTACACCAAACATTTATACTAAAAACTATATCCATAATCATCtctcctcttaaaaaaaaaggtatatatatatatatatatatatatatggggtatatatatatatatatatatatatatatatatatatatttttttttttttttttttacagaagagGCTTCATCTGGGgtatattttcagcagcacaggccTTTCTAAATGATCACAGAATTATcaaaggaatattataggaatgcTACAGGCAGCAGTATGTCTCTGTTGATCCTCTTGCTCTTCCATGACAACTCAGTGCTACTTGTCACTTTGATGAAGGTGATACTTCTCTATAGAATATATAGGCCATGATATAGTATAGACTTGTGTATTTAAATCATATAGTTTAGATAATATTCTAGATCCAAGATGAAACAGGGCCAGACACAGGCCCGGAACTGAGAGAATATGGCACAAATATAAATCTGTCTGCTGTTTCAGGACCATGGACAGCGTCATGGATttatcaacacacagcacagtgaggctgctgatattCCAGAGCTGTGGTCAGGCCAGAGACTCTAACTTGTacaaacctcagtcagataaagCATCAACGAGTCAGGCAGACTAGACTAACATATTCAACTAAACAACCCCTCTTACTCTGCACTATCTCTGCTACTACGAGATGCACACTGGTCATTTTGTTACCAAGGAGGATGGCGTTATACCTCATCCCCACTAGAAACACCTTCTGAGATTACTTAAGCAATAAATCACCTGGAAAAATGTTGACTCTTTGTGCCATTTATGCCAAGTCATTTATGCCAAGTCGATTTGTTGGTCAAAGGGATCATGACAAAAAAGGCTCTGTATTgccaatgaaaaacatttggatgAACGATTAATTGAAGTCGGGCTTATTCTAGTGTAATGGGCTGCACCAGCGTGTTCACTATTCTTTGGGAGACTTGTCAGTTGTCAAGCATGTGGAGTCAATACAGTCTCTCATACTGTATGGAGTCTGTCAGCACGGTGTACTGAAAATACTGGCTACCATTTCACAGAATCTGACATCTCCTGTACGTTATATGGAATAAACAACACAGATCTCATAAtgttcattaaaacaaaatttggATGTGGCGACATATAGTCCCATTTACTTCATTAAGAGACATGGAGCATGATACATGTTAGAAGCTTTTGGTAATTGTTATAGTGTACAAGCTTATGGTTCGCACATTATAACACATTAGAATCCATTATTCCTGTATCCCACAAAGGTGCTGTTAATCTAccattgtcaaattaattatGACATCTTACGATTGGTGGCACACGATGTAAGAGCAGAGGTCAGTGGAGATCTTCTCAGCATGGGTGTCATTTGTTCATGATCACTCTtataatgtctcaaaatgaatgtgataATGGTGGATCCATGTTAAAATGATACATGTAACACATTCAGAAGGTTTAGTTCAGCCATTTTCAATCAATGGTTGAAAGGGAAAGGGTGGTGAGCCTCCACAATGCTTAGTCTGCAACCACTATCACATGAAATAATCCAGGGTATCAGCAGGTGTCAAAAAGCCAAATTTGTAGACCTTCTTAATGCAGCTCTGACATGAATTTAAAGGGCTAGTTcaacctttaaaaaaatccctcactgttctgtaggacagtagtggtgctactGTCCTATACAACAGCTAGGggggagagaaataatatcacatttttaaaaagggtgaaatatccctttacaTATGGTGACACTGGATGTTGAAACTCTGGCCACTGAGCAGAAGGAGCACCACTTTGATCTTGCTTTTTCCCTTTCATGAACACAAGTCCATATCTGGATAGGCAGTGGTTATTTCTCATCAAAAGGCACATTTAAAGTCAATGCACTATGAACAAACCGCAGCGcaactggaaataaataaaactcaagcaaataaaattaaaatgcaaccACATTCATGACCTTACTTGaaggttataaaaaaaaaaatacaagtcagaaaaataaaaataaaataaagatagatGCACGTCTTACATCCATGTAACAATTACTCAAATTTAAAACTTTGGTGGTTCAAGCAAATTATTTTGGCCAAAAGaatttcaaaacacaaatcCTCGTAAAAAGTCTTGAAGTCTTAAAAAAATAGGAAGGCAGAGTTAGCTGGGAAACACTCTGACTTGGGAGATGGTATTAAAGCGAAGAGTTGTCAACTTTATCCTCGGACGGGAGTATAGTGAAATGTCCAAAGTTTGTCACAAAGAAGGAGACGGCTATCCATGATCTTGGAAAGCCAAATAACAAACCCCCCCCTCTCCGTATTGGTCTGTTGAAGTCCTGCCCACATCAGTCCCATACAGTCAGGGTCTGGTCCTGGATGACCACTTGTCCATGAGGTTACGTAGCAGCTGCAGTATGTGATGATGTCCACTGACTGGACAtggctacatttacatgcacagacTAACCTGGCTGTTGTCCAAACTCTGGTTAAGGTGTGCTCACAGAGATGCCAACTTGGACACCTAAGACTGAACTGTTCCCAAAGTCCAGTCAAATGACTCATGTCTTACTCTATGTGGCAAGCATggtggcaaaaacaaaagctttatAATTGGTAGAACTTCGCAAATCTGGGACTAGTGatccaaaagttttttttttttttaaaatgggagCATCTGCCAgtaaaaggaaaaagacaagCATGTGCGCTGAATGTATAAATTCTATCTTTGTTTTTGAATGCTGCATATTAAGATTTGTCAAAGCTTTCACTCAAAACAGTTGAAGGTTTAAGCATCACCACCACAGCGTGTGTTTCTTTTGAATTAAAAGTGGACATTTTGATGCGTTGTAACTGATGTAACTTTCATTTGGTGTGGTTGAAAGGAATGAAGCAGTGCTCttaattttctgtttcactGGCTCACAGTAAGAGAAATATGGTTGCATAGTTTTGTTTCACACGCTGTGCGGAAGCATTTGTGTAGTTAGGAGAACAAACATGGACCATTGTAATCTTATGGGTGCAATGGCAACTGCTGTCATTTGCATTGAGGCAGGAGGTTTGAAGTGTTTCAAAACAACATTGTGAAAGTCTCAAAACTAGTTTGGAACATTTCAAGTTTCAAAGTTGACTTTTCTAATTGTTCAAGTAAACTTGTGTACACAAACCTCTGTGATGGAGTTTCCCTGTTGTTGTGAATAAACTAGTTAGCAGCAtactctcccctcctccttaaCTGAGCAAGAGCGGCTTATTGCCAGTACTTTAAACCATCATGTTTGTTTAGCCAGACTTTACTTTTGCCCACCAAACTTTGCTAAGGAAAACATTTTGACTAAACTGCTCTTTGTCAAGGTGTGATGACCCAGCAAAGACCCAATTGGCTGGAATCGTGGCTGGGCAAAAAAGTTGTGCAAAACTTGAATTTTTGACATCATTGAGAATGAAATTATTGAGAATAAGTTGGTAAGCTCACAGAGTATGAGCTTACCAATTTATTCTAACtcacatacatttacacacacttaGCCAAAACCAGGTTCAACAACAGTGCTCTTGCACAGGTAAATGTAGCCAGTGTCCTGTTCATAGCAGCCGCTGTCCCTGAGGCTGCTcctgcagctctgtggctgTGACTGCGAGAGGCTGAGAGCCGCTGCTGGGTCGCCCATTCTCCTCCACCAagccctccttcctctcctcctcctcctcctctgccttccgCTTCTCTGCCTTGGTCTTGAACCTCAGCCCGTGGCCTGTGGACCACATACAGAAGTCATGGCAGCTTTCTATTTGCATCACAAATGTCCCAGCAACCACGTGGCAATGTCTGAATATAGAACAACCAGGCTAGAAGAACAGATCCTGACTGTTGTGGGGTAGTCCTGTTCAGGACATGTGAGCAGTAAATTTGATTTGTTTCAGAAATGGAGGTTACTGTGGCAGTGAACTGTCTTGTCCTAAGTCTCTACTGCAAAACACTCTGAGTTGtggcttaaagggatagttcaaccattttgaaaaaaaaaatgaattcaatgaattgcccccccccccagctgttatgtaggacagtagtcaTGCTATCTTCTTCTCATCAAtttaaaaatgggtgaactatctctttaagAACATTGACATCATTAACTTAAACAAACTGTTATTTAACTAACAAGCCAGTGGGCTAATTTAACTGGTGTTAACATGAATATGCAACTACAAGTCATTATTGACACTAGCCTCTGGCACAATTTCTATTCAGTTCTGTTGAGATAGTAAAACAGGATCACAACTACTGCTGCCCAAGAGCTGAGGACCTGTACTATGGTCACCAGAGGGTACCACACATTCAATTTGATGTCAACAAACTGCCACTATTATCTACAGACAAGTGACAAATTACAGTAAAAGAACAACATCAGGTGTGTTAGTGAGGTGTTGGACCACCACAAGCTGCTG encodes the following:
- the LOC115364053 gene encoding tryptase-like, which translates into the protein MCLSGLLAVVLLAQNTGGVFGDKAWSYIVGGEDAQEGAWPWMAHLNLSDGTVRWRCGGSLLTDQWVLTAARCVDQRSNILMRKSMIWLGSHKLRGPSKFFRGISRVVIHPYYRVQASGYLNDIAMLKMSKKVTFSAKVANVSLSTVEDTFDSSSECWLTGWGNIGKNIPLPGEETLQQLKIPIIDQSECTAAYPGLTDEMMCAGYMQSRKDGCDGDYGGPLVCRTTSGFVQVGVLSYGASGGCALAGLPSVYTRVAQYLDFIRETIERYP